A window of Parasynechococcus marenigrum WH 8102 contains these coding sequences:
- a CDS encoding aspartate kinase encodes MALLVQKFGGTSVGSVERIQAVAERISRSREEGHDVVVVVSAMGHTTDELTGLAAAITDTPQQREMDMLLASGEQVSIALLAMALNQQGVAAVSMTGPQVGIVTESTHGRARILEIRTDRIRGHLADGRVVVVAGFQGTSSGIGGVAEITTLGRGGSDTSAVALAAALNADACEIYTDVPGVLSTDPRKVADAQLMDEISCDEMLELASLGASVLHPRAVEIARNYGVLMVVRSSWSEAPGTRLTSRRGRPLNQTGLELGSPVDGVEQMDHQAVIALSHIPDQPGIAARLFETLSGAGINVDLIIQSTHEGSSNDITFTVAEADLEAARSVSQTVLDSLGGELAAEGGMTKLSISGAGIMGRPGIAAGLFHCLSQQGINLRLIATSEVKVSCVIDADSGRKALQAVQEAFDVADAQVELNPDLSISDVPEVRGVALDRDQAQLSVRHVPDRPGTAAALCSALAERGISLDAIVQSERQHTDGSRDISFILRKEDRSRADVALAPLLAQWPGAALEEGESIARVSAVGAGMPATPGTAGRMFRALADAGINIALIATSEIRTSCVVAEQDGVAALQAVHAGFGLGGQEQHTAQGSASPLDS; translated from the coding sequence ATGGCCCTCCTGGTGCAGAAGTTCGGCGGCACCTCCGTCGGCAGTGTCGAGCGCATCCAGGCGGTCGCCGAGCGGATCAGCCGCAGCCGCGAGGAGGGCCACGACGTGGTGGTGGTGGTGTCGGCCATGGGCCACACCACCGATGAACTCACCGGACTGGCGGCCGCCATCACCGACACCCCACAGCAACGGGAGATGGACATGCTGCTGGCCAGCGGCGAGCAGGTGTCCATTGCCCTGCTGGCCATGGCCCTGAACCAACAAGGGGTTGCTGCTGTCTCGATGACAGGGCCCCAGGTGGGCATCGTGACCGAATCCACTCACGGCCGGGCCCGCATCCTCGAGATCCGCACCGATCGCATCCGCGGCCACTTGGCCGATGGCCGTGTGGTGGTGGTGGCCGGCTTCCAGGGCACCAGCAGCGGCATTGGCGGTGTGGCGGAGATCACCACCTTGGGCCGCGGCGGCTCCGACACCTCCGCCGTCGCCCTGGCGGCAGCCTTGAACGCCGATGCCTGTGAGATCTACACCGATGTGCCGGGGGTGCTCAGCACCGATCCCCGCAAGGTGGCTGATGCCCAGCTGATGGATGAGATCAGCTGCGATGAAATGCTCGAGCTGGCCAGCCTCGGTGCTTCTGTGCTGCATCCCCGGGCGGTGGAGATCGCCCGCAATTACGGCGTGCTGATGGTGGTGCGCTCCAGCTGGAGCGAAGCCCCCGGCACCCGCCTCACCAGCCGCCGCGGCCGGCCGCTCAACCAGACCGGGCTCGAACTGGGCAGCCCTGTCGATGGCGTGGAGCAGATGGACCATCAAGCGGTGATCGCGCTGTCGCACATCCCCGATCAACCCGGCATTGCCGCCCGCCTGTTCGAAACCCTCTCGGGTGCTGGCATCAACGTGGATCTGATCATCCAGTCCACCCACGAGGGCAGCAGCAACGACATCACCTTCACCGTGGCGGAAGCTGATCTGGAGGCCGCCCGCAGCGTCAGCCAGACCGTGCTGGACAGCCTTGGTGGCGAGCTGGCCGCTGAAGGCGGCATGACCAAGCTGAGCATCAGTGGCGCCGGAATCATGGGGCGCCCAGGCATCGCCGCCGGCTTATTCCACTGCCTCTCACAGCAGGGCATCAACCTGCGCCTGATCGCCACGAGCGAAGTGAAGGTGAGCTGCGTGATCGATGCCGACTCCGGCCGCAAGGCGCTTCAGGCGGTGCAGGAGGCCTTCGATGTGGCGGACGCGCAGGTGGAGCTCAACCCCGATCTGAGCATTAGCGACGTGCCAGAAGTGCGCGGGGTTGCCCTCGATCGTGACCAGGCCCAGCTATCTGTCCGGCACGTACCAGACCGCCCCGGCACCGCCGCTGCCCTTTGTTCCGCCCTGGCGGAACGGGGAATCAGCCTCGATGCCATCGTCCAATCGGAGCGTCAACACACGGACGGCTCGCGTGACATCAGTTTCATCCTGCGCAAGGAGGACCGCAGCCGCGCTGATGTGGCCCTGGCACCGCTGCTGGCGCAATGGCCCGGAGCGGCATTGGAAGAGGGCGAATCAATCGCCCGGGTGAGCGCCGTCGGCGCCGGCATGCCCGCCACCCCGGGAACAGCCGGCCGGATGTTCCGTGCCCTGGCCGATGCCGGCATCAACATCGCCTTGATCGCCACCAGCGAGATCCGCACCAGCTGCGTGGTGGCCGAACAGGACGGTGTGGCAGCCCTGCAGGCCGTTCACGCCGGCTTCGGCTTGGGGGGCCAGGAGCAGCACACCGCTCAGGGCAGTGCCTCCCCCCTCGACAGCTGA